ATTCTTGGGGCCCTAGAACAGTGTGAGACTACTTGTCAAAAAAGAAAGGCGATGTACGATGCAAGGTGCAAAGGGGGtggaatcgaaaaaaaagacatAATCCAAAAGGCATAAATATTTATGTCCGTAAAAAAGGtgagtataaatattttttccaacttgtttgttgtttaataaatttaataaattttaaaaatatttgatttttctttgttaaaaaaactcaaattgatTGTTTACAAATTGTGTATATGTTGATAATGGATTTCGCTAGGTTTTTACCACCCTTTTcctagatttgaagatttgaaacaaACAATTTCTATGAAACCAAGTCAGTATCTGAAACAGTCATAGTCCAAATCCAAATCTCTATACAAgcacaaatgaaacaaaattgtaacatgctatctcgaaaaataaaaattaaattgaattgaaaaatatgttgataatATTCACGCTACAATCGAAGCTACGATAGTTTTGAATATTGATCTCAATTTGAGATgagttcaatttaatttaatttaaaattcactCTTTGTTTATGGAGTCACATTGACccgtttacattgttttgcttgaagttatcaatagagctttatgacgtttcgcgtacgcacactagcgcaccttttggttttgctggctgacaaaatttaacctcactttacaTACGCAcaacatacgcacgtagaatttttttttcttatatttatttcatattttgccAGCACCACTTTATGATTTTCACACTGCACCTACATCGTTACTTGCATTGCTCCTTTGGCAGGACCGTAATGCAAAACAGAATGTCAACACAGCTCCAACAAAAAGTTGCTGTATTCGTCAGAGGATTAAAATTTAGACTCAGATATTAAATgcagaattttgtcaaaatgttcAGTGTCCCCGGAGCCGGCTGCATCAAATCGACTATACCATTAAGGTGGCCAAGGTGGGTCTGTTAAACTAGGAAATGCTGCACCCTTCCTACTGAAGATCACCCCGGTCGATTTCGACCGCGGGATCACGGCTGGTGCCCGTACTTTGAGCCCTTGTGATGCAAGGGGAAGATTTGACCCAGTGGTGCGACGACCGCTATCCGTCCGTCCGTCCGCTGGTGGCTTATTACGACGGGCAAAGGGCGATCCTACAGCGTGACCAGCGGCATGAAGGCCACCACCGTCGCCGGCAAGGTAGAATGCAAGCCGAGTGTCGTCGCAGGTCATACTAAATCGTTGCCAGATCCGTTTGAATCACACAGACATCCAGACGCTGATGTTCGGAGGTAAGTTAATTTGTTTTTCGCTTCACAAACCAAAACTTAAaagcttttttcttttttcacttttttaggtACATGCGTGAGTATGGCGGAATCGCCAATCTACGCCTCGCGCAAAATCAAAATCAGGCTGTTGACCATCCTTGGAGACAATTTGGACACGTAAACGTGGCGCTCTTAATATTTCTTGATGCTCGACCAAACAACCCCGAGTGATTGTCGTGTGCAAGAATCGAGTTGAGCTCCCATTGCAAAAACCGGCCTTTAAATTTGTAGGAGACAACGGAACTTGTGTCGGGCTAACACAACCTGGGTCGAAAGATGACTTGCTCTCAGTAAGATTATTGAATAGTTGGTATACCGTATACCGTAGCTATATTTGAACGTTAAGCCTTTTATTTTACAATTAATGCTATAAAATTAAGGAGattcattaaaattgtaatttcattAGAAATGTTACTGGTATTGCTCCGTTGGATTTAAAATCCAATATAAAAGCGGATTTTAGATCCAgcggagcaaaaaaaattttttttctttggtaaatttacattattttcattggaaatttacacgattctaccatatttttattggaaacaTTTACAATGAAAagcatgtaaatttccaatgtatctaatgtaaatatacatcacttatcatgataccttttggtacatgataaatgatgtaaatttacaggaatatttttttctgtgtagtatgtggaagggcacaacaataccaaaccatgttattccaagggtaaaataataccttaaaataaaaccatttcaataccaagttgagatcttctggatttttaacattgcttgaataccaaaacttggtattgccatggtttaatttttaggtattcccgcgcccttggaaaatcagattttgtaattcctgtggtcttccaaatacatgattttggtatgatttcatggtattttaccatctattactgggcaaccaagatcacattttggtcgctggtatttgtacaagaaatacctaaatttggtattttcataccatttttagtgcaacagttgcagttagtgaaaaaacggaaatgatccatatgcaacagccaaatctactcacctgatgattccatgttgttcttagtgatattcttcaccacattgaatgcatttgtcattgatgaacggcctgtgcttgaagttcttgaagattctgaaaaataacaagattgaaaaataagcgtTATTacaatgaaactggattgaaattcactaaaattctataatctgtcgattaactcgtttttcaaagtatttggttatcccaactcaaagaaatttcaacgtttaaaaaaaaatcttagtgggtatataaaaaaaattgaaaatcagctttaacatttttgggtttcaagtcattttagcgcaaaattaattatctcataaaaatttataaaaaaaaattcccatagtttcagaggaatttgataaaacctttcaataccaaaatgtggcatcctgacttagaaatttttccacaatgtcaactcatttctttagggggtatatcaaaaatgtttgaaatcaagtttgaaatttccggatttcaatgaaagcattcgctttgagacatcatttaagcgcaaaattaattattttgtcaaaattggttaaaaatttcccatagtttcagaggaatttgataaaacacttaaataccaaaatgtgccatcctgacttagaaaattttccacaatttcaagtcatttcttcagggggtatatcaaaaatgtttaaaatcaagtttgaaatttccggttttcaatgaaagcattcgctttgagacatcattttagcgcaaaattaattattttgtcaaaattggtcaaaaatttcccatagtttcagagaaaatttgataaaacactgtaataccaaaagaataccaaaatgtggtgttcgaccattgataaattctccaattttgcaatatcaaaacaatacctttaattggtatgatagcacattttgttcttgcataatccttaagacaaattttaaagggtccaggaataccaaaatttggtattgataccagagaaaggtattattacgcatttcccttgttatttacccatgctcggggccGCATTCACTCGAACCACTCGTCCTATGGAAAACATTCGTGGCCAACCGCACGTCCAAGATTCTGCAGTTTCTGTCGCGCAAACACTGGCTCCACGTGTCGTCCAAGAACAACCCGGCCGACTGCGCGTCCCGGGGAATCACGCCGCTTGAGCTGCTGATGCACCCCCTGTTTTACGGCCCCAGCTGGCTGAAAGAGATCAAGAATTACTGGCGCATTGAACCACTGGGCGAGATCGAAGAGGATGAGCTGCTGGAGATGCGAACTACGATCCCCTGTCCGTTTCGTGGTGCGACCACGAAACGCTAACTTTCCTACTCACCCGCTACTCGGATCTGGCTCACATTCGGCGCATCTTGTGCTGGATCAACCGTCTGCGGCTCAGCTCTCGGGCTCGTCGCACCAACGCGCCCAAACTGGAAGGACCGCTGACGCCAAAGAAGATCAACGACGCTTGCTTGCAACTGGCGCGAGCAGCTCAACACGACAGCTTCCAGACGGAAATCGATTGCCTGGTCAAGAATGCACCGCTTCCAAGCAACAGCAAGCTCAAGGCTTTGTTTCCGTTCGTCGACGCAGATGGCACTCTGCGGGTTGGTGGCCGACTCCAGAACTCCAACCAGCCGTACGACGTGCGCCATCCTATGATCATCCCGAAAGAGCATCGGTACACGAACTTGCTGCTGTCAGAAGTCCACCTTCGCAACCTGCACGCAGGACCAACTCTGATGATCGCCACACTCAACCAAAGATATTGGATCGTTGGCTGCCAAACGGTGGTGCGTGGCTACGTTGcgaactgcacgcgctgctgCAGAATGAAGGCGAAAACCGCGACGCAGCTGATGGGAAGCCTGCCTTCCGTATGGACGAACCCGGCTCGTCCTTT
This is a stretch of genomic DNA from Culex pipiens pallens isolate TS chromosome 1, TS_CPP_V2, whole genome shotgun sequence. It encodes these proteins:
- the LOC120429053 gene encoding uncharacterized protein LOC120429053 yields the protein MLLILQFLSRKHWLHVSSKNNPADCASRGITPLELLMHPLFYGPSWLKEIKNYWRIEPLGEIEEDELLEMRTTIPCPSRARRTNAPKLEGPLTPKKINDACLQLARAAQHDSFQTEIDCLVKNAPLPSNSKLKALFPFVDADGTLRVGGRLQNSNQPYDVRHPMIIPKEHRYTNLLLSEVHLRNLHAGPTLMIATLNQRYWIVGCQTVVRGYVANCTRCCRMKAKTATQLMGSLPSVWTNPARPFVHCGVDFAGPFLVRTSNLRTAKTVKGYVAVFVCLATKAVHLETVSDLSTSAFLTALKRMFVRRGISSEIWSDHRTNFVDANRRIREHLQSPEFNGAVNQYLSDHKVKWTFITPSAPHMGGIWEAAVKSMKKHLQVVLGNTALTSTIVWVEVKFRKAIIINKQSRNNESSMVNVNLLNDVLMDTKLEVGVRVMVKTPSVVVLKPMKIRTSLSAVATDAGVY